AGCAGGCGATCGTGGAGTATCAGCAGATCGCGTCCGCTGGTGGTTGGCCCGAGGTCAATCCGGCCGGCCTGCGTCTTCAGCTCGGCGTGACCGATCCTTCCGTCCAGGCTCTGCGCCAGCGCCTTGCCATTACCGGTGACCTGCCGCGCGAAGCAGGCATGTCTTCCGCCTTCGATTCCTATGTCGACGGTGCGGTCAAGCGCTTCCAGGCTCGTCATGGGCTTCCGGCAGACGGCGTCATCGGCGAATTCACGCTGAAGGCGATGAACATTCCGGTTGACGTGCGCCTGCAGCAGCTAAACACCAACCTCATCCGCCTGCAGACCTTCCCGGAAGATCTCGGCCGCCGCCACGTCATGGTCAATATTCCGGCCGCCTATGTCGAGGCGGTCGAGGACGGTAGCGTGGCGACACGTCATGCGGCGGTCGTCGGACGTATCAGCCGCCCCACGCATATCGTCAACTCGAAGATCTACGAGGTCATCCTCAATCCTTATTGGACCGCGCCGCGCTCGATCGTCGAGAAGGACATCATGCCGCTGATGCGCAAGGACCCGACCTATCTCGAGAAGAACGCCATTCGCCTGATCGACGGCAAAGGCAACGAAGTCGCCCCCGAGACCATCGACTGGAACGGCGAGGCGCCGAACCTGATGTTCCGTCAGGATCCGGGCAAGATCAATGCCATGGCTTCGGCGAAAATCAACTTCCATAACAAGAACGGCGAATACATGCACGACACGCCGCAGCAGGGCTTGTTCAACAAGTTGATGCGCTTTGAGTCGTCGGGCTGTGTGCGCGTCCAGAATGTCCGCGACCTGACGACGTGGCTGCTGCGCGACACGCCGCCGTGGTCGCGTCAGCAGATGGAGCAGGTGATCGCCAGCCGGGTCAACACGCCGATCACGCTTGCCGAGGAGATCCCGGTCTATTTCGTCTATATTTCCGCCTGGGGCATGCCGGACGGCCTCGTGCAGTTCCGAGACGACATCTACCAGATGGACGGCAACGCCGAGCTCGCGCTCGATACGACCGCCGGAATGGAACAGCCGGTTCAGTAAGTTTCATGCAGATCAATTGGAAACCGCGCTGAAAGGCGCGGTTTTTCTTTGCCAGCGGTGGCCCTTCATCGGCTTGCCGGGACCTTCCTGCGGCAATGGGGCCGAATGGGATATGTCGCAAGGCTTCGGTTGATCTCTTGGGTTTGCGAGGCGCGTGCCTTCAAGTTGGCGCATGGTGGATCAGGGTGAGGGCCATTCCACGGCAACCAGCCAAGTCCACGACACTGCTGCGCGTAGATTGCCCAGCAAATGTCGTTCTTCGTATTGCTCTCGGCAGGGCGGAACGCTAATACCTTCGCGCATTCCAGTTGAGGAGCCTCCCATGACAAATGCTTCCACGCAGACCTTCTTCAATCGCTCGCTTGCAGACACCGATCCGGATATCTTCGGCGCGATTGAAAAGGAGCTCGGCCGCCAGCGGCATGAGATCGAATTGATCGCATCGGAAAACATCGTTTCCCGCGCGGTGCTGGAAGCCCAGGGCTCCATCATGACGAACAAATACGCGGAAGGCTATCCGGGCAAGCGCTACTACGGCGGCTGCCAGTTCGTCGATATTGCTGAAGAGCTGGCGATCGAACGTGCAAAAAAGCTCTTCGGCGTCAACTTCGCTAACGTCCAGCCCAATTCCGGCTCGCAGATGAACCAAGCGGTCTTCCTGGCGCTGCTGCAGCCGGGCGACACATTCATGGGCCTCGACCTGAACTCGGGCGGTCACCTGACGCATGGTTCGCCGGTCAACATGTCCGGCAAGTGGTTCAACGTCGTGTCCTACGGCGTTCGCGAAGGCGATAATCTCCTCGACATGGACGAAGTGGCCCGCAAGGCCGAAGAGCACAAGCCGAAGCTGATCATTGCCGGTGGCACCGCTTACTCCCGTATCTGGGACTGGAAGCGTTTCCGCGAGATTGCCGACGCCGTCGGCGCCTATCTCATGGTCGACATGGCTCATATCGCCGGCCTCGTTGCAGGCGGCCAGCATCCGTCGCCGTTCCCGCACTGCCACGTCGCAACGACCACGACCCATAAGTCGCTTCGCGGCCCGCGCGGCGGCGTCATCCTGACGAACGACGAGGATCTGGCGAAGAAGTTCAATTCGGCTGTCTTCCCAGGTCTCCAAGGTGGTCCGCTGATGCACATCATCGCCGCCAAGGCCGTCGCCTTCGGCGAAGCGCTGCAGCCGGAATTCAAGGACTACGCCGCACAGATCGTCAGGAACGCAAAGGCGCTTGCCGAGACGCTGATGGCCGGCGGACTCGATGTCGTCTCCGGGGGTACCGACAACCACCTGATGCTCGTCGATCTTCGCAAGAAGAACGCGACCGGAAAGCGCGCCGAAGCAGCGCTCGGGCGCGCCTACATCACCTGCAACAAGAACGGTATTCCGTTCGATCCGGAAAAGCCCTTCGTCACCTCCGGCGTCCGGCTCGGTGCACCGGCAGGCACGACGCGCGGCTTCAAGGAGGCGGAATTCAAGGAAATCGGCAACCTCATCGTGGAGGTTCTCGACGGCCTGAAGGTCGCCAACTCCGACGAAGGCAACGCTGCTGTCGAAGCAGCCGTTCGTGGCAAGGTGGTCGACCTTACCGGCCGCTTCCCAATGTACGACTATATCGGCTAAGGATAGCGCATGCGCTGCCCATTCTGCGGATCGGAAGACACACAGGTCAAGGATTCACGCCCGGCGGAGGACAATACGTCCATCCGCCGCAGACGTATCTGTCCCGACTGCGGCGGCCGCTTCACGACCTTCGAGCGCGTGCAACTGCGCGAGCTCATGGTCGTCAAGAAGACTGGCCGCAAGGTGCCTTTCGACCGGGACAAGCTGGTGCGGTCCTTCGAGATCGCGCTGCGCAAGCGTCCGGTCGACCGTGACCGCATCGAAAGGGCTGTTTCGGGCATCGTCCGTCGCCTCGAAAGCTCCGGCGAAGTCGAAATCAGCTCCGAGGCGATCGGCCTTCAGGTGCTTGAAGCTCTCAAGAGTCTCGACGACGTCGGCTTTGTTCGGTATGCCTCGGTCTATCGGGACTTCTCGCATGCCGAGGATTTCGAAAAGGTCATCTCCGAAATCAACGCCAAGATCAGCCGCGACACTTTGGAGACCTGAGCCGTGAGCGCCGGGCCGCATGACGAGCGTTGGATGGCCGAGGCAATCGAACTTGGCCGTCTGCATCTCGGCCAGACCTCCACAAATCCTTCCGTCGGCTGCGTCATCGCCAAGGACGGCGAAATCGTCGGCCGCGGCACCACGGCGATCGGCGGGCGCCCGCATGCCGAGCCGCAGGCGCTTGCCGAGGCCGGCGAACTGGCTCGCGGCGCCACCGCCTATGTGACGCTCGAACCCTGCGCTCATCACGGCAAGACGCCGCCCTGCGCCGAAGCCTTGATTGCCTCTGGTGTGGCGCGCGTCGTCATCAGCGTGACCGATCCCGATCCGCGCGTCTGCGGCCGTGGCATTGCGCTTCTGCGCGAAGCCGGCATCGAGGTTGAAACAGGCGTGCTGGAACAGGAGGGCAGGCGCTCGCTCGCCGGCTATCTCACCCGGCAGACGAAGAACCGGCCCTATGTGATTCTGAAGCTTGCCGTTTCCGCCGACGGCATGATCGGCCGCAAAGGCGAGGGACAGATCGCCATCACCAGTCCTCTCGCCCGCGCACAGGTCCACGCGCTCCGCGCCCAAACCGATGCCATCCTCGTCGGCATCGGCACGGCGATTGCCGACGACCCGGAACTGACGGTGCGCGTGCCGGGTCTGCAATCGCTGTCGCCGGTGCGTGTCGTGCTTGATCCGCGGCTTGATTTGCCGCTCGGCAGTAAACTTGTGCGTTCAGCAAGAGAGGTGCCGACCATTGCCGTTGCAGGCGAGGCACCCCCTTCTGTGGTGGTGGACACCTCCCTTACGAATGGCGACATAGACGGGGTGAGCACTCTTTCGCCGTCTTTCGACCGGGTCGACGCCACTGTTGAGGTGCCAGTAGAAACGAACTACAGCAATCTGCCGATCTCCCCCCTGGCGGGGGAGATGTCGGGCATGGCAGAGGGGGGTGAGGCACGCGCCGAAGCACTGCGCGATGCAGGCGTCGAAATCCTCTACTGCCATCCTTACCATCCCGAAGTATTGCTTCCCGCGCTAGCCTCGCGCGGCATTTCCTCGCTCCTCGTCGAAGGCGGTGCGAAGACGGCGCGGCTTTTCCTTGACGCCGGTCTCGTCGATCGGATCCAGCTTTATCAGGGCCAGATCATCATCGGCGAGGGCGGTATTGAATCGCCTCTGAGGAAGACCGATATGCCATCCGGTTTTGCCCATCGAGGCACATTCATGTTCGGCGACGACAGGCTGGACGAATACGAAAGAGAATTTTGATGTTCACCGGAATTGTAACCGATATCGGCACGATCGAATCCATTTCACCCATGAACGAGGGTGTGAAGCTCCGGGTCGCCAGCGATTACGACCCTAAGACCATCGATATGGGCGCCTCGATTTCCCATTCGGGCATCTGCCTGACGGTGACCGGCCTGCCGGAGGAAGGCAGCAACGGGCGTTGGTTTGAGGTGGAGGCCTGGGAAGAGGCGCTGAGGCTCACGACGCTTGCAAGCTGGAAGGAAGGCACCCGCCTCAATCTGGAGCGCTCTTTGAAGATCGGCGACGAACTCGGTGGCCACATCGTCTCCGGGCATGTCGACGGCAAGGCAGAAATCCTGTCGGTGACGGCCGAAGGCGATGCGACCCGCTTCCGTCTGCGCGCCCCGGAGCATCTCGCGAGGTTCGTGGCGCCCAAAGGCTCGATCGCGCTCGATGGTACGTCGCTGACTGTCAATGCCGTCGAAGGCACCGATTTCGACGTGCTTCTCATTCGCCATACTTTGGAAGTCACGACATGGGGCGAGCGAGGGGCCGGCGACTTCGTCAATTTCGAGGTCGATACGATGGCGCGTTATGCAGCTAGGCTGGCTGAATTCCCTGCCGCGAAAGCAGAATGATTTCGCCGTGATAATCAATGCGCGTCACCTCGCGGAAGCCGAGCTTTTCGGCGACGCGTAGCGAAGCTGCGTTTTGCGGGCTGATGATGCAGGTCATCTCTTTGCCGGGGAAATGACGGTCCGCCCATGCAATCAGCGCTGTGAGCGCTTCTGTCGCATAGCCCCGTCCGTGTGCGCAAGGCAGCAACACCCATCCGGTTTCCAATGTTTCCTCGATAGATGGAGACATCTCACGTCGGGCTTCGTGGAAGCCTGCTTCGCCGATCAGCCGCCCGCTTTGCTTTTCCTCGACGATCAGAAAGCCGAACCCCATATGATGCCACATGCCGCTCGCCCTCATGAGGCGGGACCATGTCTGCTCGCGTGTCGATGGCACGCCGCTGATATGTCGGACGACGTCTTCATCGGCCCACAAGTCCATATAGGCATCGAAATCGTCGAGCCGGTGCGGCCGCAGTATCAACCGCTCGGTTTCAATGGTCGGAATGTTGATCGTCATGATTCTGTAAAGCCTGCCTCACGCGCCTGCTTCGCCGTCCCAGTAGTCGAGATCGCTTGACGCGCGCCCGATGAAGCGGAAGCGCCAGCCGTCGTGATTGGTCTTGGCGAGGAATTTTTGGGAATCGGGGTACTCGACGATCTCCGTTTTCGCCATCGTGGAGATGCCAAGATAGATCAGCGTCGTCCGGCCGGTATTGAGGATTTGATGTGCCGTTTCCTTCCCGCCGGCAGGTGCGCCGAGCGTGTCGCCTTTTTTGATAGGGTAACGGCTGGTTCCAAAACGGTATTCGCCGGTCCCTTCGATCACGAAGAACAGCTCGTCCTCGACATGGTGATTGTGGAACGGACAGCTCGATTTGCCGGGAGGCACCTCGTTGTAGCTGATCCCAAGATTGGAAAGGCCAAGCAGGCGGCCGAAGGATGCGTCGGCGCCTTCGTAGAGCGAGCCCTGTTGCCACCGCTCCAGCGTCAGGTCGGCAATATTAAGAACCGGTTTCATGTTCCGTGTCATGTCTTTTCCCTTTTGCAGGGAGAAGAGACCATCAATTCGATCTGGTTTTCAATAGGCGTCGGTTGAATTGTCGGGCAGGGCGGTGCAGCGATCTGCACCGCCCCTGCGCGATCAGTCGGTAAATAGGGTAATGCTGCCATCGGCTGCCTGTTCGGCATTGATGACGTTGCGGACATTCACGCCGTCATTACCGAGCTTGCGCATCAGCACCTTGTTGGCGTCGATCGATGCCTGAATCTGGCGCACATCCTGTGCCGAGCGTGGCGGAGCGGAGCGCGGACCATTTGCTTCGGGACTTACGTCGTGAAAGTTGTAGAAATGCCTTACGGTGAAGTCGTTACCCCGGAAATTGCGGAGCGTCTGTTCGATGCCCGATGGGCTGTTCATGCCAAAGCTTTCCGCACGGCTGACGCCGGCAAGCGCGAGGGAGGAGAAGGCGGAAACGAGGGCGAGTGTGGCAACGCGGTTCATGATGGTATCCTTTCATCTGCTATGACGGTCGGCTGTCGTGCAGGGGATCGTCGGCGTTACGCTTGTTGAATTGGGTCGGCCACAGCGTCGAATCAATAGCTAAACACCTGAAATAACATTACAAATTGTTCATGGCGATTGCCTTCGATTTGCCGTTTTCGAGGTGCGCGCGAGCGTGGCCGGCATATATTTTCCCTATCCTTTTATAGAGATTTCCGGCCATGATCCGAATTTGCTTGCCATTCATCGAAAGGCATGTTTTGACCGCGGCCTGCCAAATGGCAAAGTCCTCAGAAACCGAAGGTGATGCATGGCGCGAGATAACGCTCCCCATATTTTGATCGTCGAAGCGCGCTTCTATGACGACATGGCCGACGCTCTTTTGGACGGGGCAACCTTCGCGCTCAAGGAAGCCGGCGCGACCTACGATGTCGTGACCGTTCCAGGAGCCCTGGAGATTCCGCCGGCGATTGCCATGGCGCTCGATGGCGCCGACAATGGCGGCAGTC
Above is a window of Rhizobium etli 8C-3 DNA encoding:
- a CDS encoding L,D-transpeptidase family protein translates to MSKKNRIEALSRRAFLASAATVGAGAIAAPAFAQSALDALINAPRRGTWDDQFDAKAASRTASAAVSNTPILSPQSVPSIQQAIVEYQQIASAGGWPEVNPAGLRLQLGVTDPSVQALRQRLAITGDLPREAGMSSAFDSYVDGAVKRFQARHGLPADGVIGEFTLKAMNIPVDVRLQQLNTNLIRLQTFPEDLGRRHVMVNIPAAYVEAVEDGSVATRHAAVVGRISRPTHIVNSKIYEVILNPYWTAPRSIVEKDIMPLMRKDPTYLEKNAIRLIDGKGNEVAPETIDWNGEAPNLMFRQDPGKINAMASAKINFHNKNGEYMHDTPQQGLFNKLMRFESSGCVRVQNVRDLTTWLLRDTPPWSRQQMEQVIASRVNTPITLAEEIPVYFVYISAWGMPDGLVQFRDDIYQMDGNAELALDTTAGMEQPVQ
- the glyA gene encoding serine hydroxymethyltransferase gives rise to the protein MTNASTQTFFNRSLADTDPDIFGAIEKELGRQRHEIELIASENIVSRAVLEAQGSIMTNKYAEGYPGKRYYGGCQFVDIAEELAIERAKKLFGVNFANVQPNSGSQMNQAVFLALLQPGDTFMGLDLNSGGHLTHGSPVNMSGKWFNVVSYGVREGDNLLDMDEVARKAEEHKPKLIIAGGTAYSRIWDWKRFREIADAVGAYLMVDMAHIAGLVAGGQHPSPFPHCHVATTTTHKSLRGPRGGVILTNDEDLAKKFNSAVFPGLQGGPLMHIIAAKAVAFGEALQPEFKDYAAQIVRNAKALAETLMAGGLDVVSGGTDNHLMLVDLRKKNATGKRAEAALGRAYITCNKNGIPFDPEKPFVTSGVRLGAPAGTTRGFKEAEFKEIGNLIVEVLDGLKVANSDEGNAAVEAAVRGKVVDLTGRFPMYDYIG
- the nrdR gene encoding transcriptional regulator NrdR; translated protein: MRCPFCGSEDTQVKDSRPAEDNTSIRRRRICPDCGGRFTTFERVQLRELMVVKKTGRKVPFDRDKLVRSFEIALRKRPVDRDRIERAVSGIVRRLESSGEVEISSEAIGLQVLEALKSLDDVGFVRYASVYRDFSHAEDFEKVISEINAKISRDTLET
- the ribD gene encoding bifunctional diaminohydroxyphosphoribosylaminopyrimidine deaminase/5-amino-6-(5-phosphoribosylamino)uracil reductase RibD gives rise to the protein MSAGPHDERWMAEAIELGRLHLGQTSTNPSVGCVIAKDGEIVGRGTTAIGGRPHAEPQALAEAGELARGATAYVTLEPCAHHGKTPPCAEALIASGVARVVISVTDPDPRVCGRGIALLREAGIEVETGVLEQEGRRSLAGYLTRQTKNRPYVILKLAVSADGMIGRKGEGQIAITSPLARAQVHALRAQTDAILVGIGTAIADDPELTVRVPGLQSLSPVRVVLDPRLDLPLGSKLVRSAREVPTIAVAGEAPPSVVVDTSLTNGDIDGVSTLSPSFDRVDATVEVPVETNYSNLPISPLAGEMSGMAEGGEARAEALRDAGVEILYCHPYHPEVLLPALASRGISSLLVEGGAKTARLFLDAGLVDRIQLYQGQIIIGEGGIESPLRKTDMPSGFAHRGTFMFGDDRLDEYEREF
- a CDS encoding riboflavin synthase, with the protein product MFTGIVTDIGTIESISPMNEGVKLRVASDYDPKTIDMGASISHSGICLTVTGLPEEGSNGRWFEVEAWEEALRLTTLASWKEGTRLNLERSLKIGDELGGHIVSGHVDGKAEILSVTAEGDATRFRLRAPEHLARFVAPKGSIALDGTSLTVNAVEGTDFDVLLIRHTLEVTTWGERGAGDFVNFEVDTMARYAARLAEFPAAKAE
- a CDS encoding GNAT family N-acetyltransferase, with the protein product MTINIPTIETERLILRPHRLDDFDAYMDLWADEDVVRHISGVPSTREQTWSRLMRASGMWHHMGFGFLIVEEKQSGRLIGEAGFHEARREMSPSIEETLETGWVLLPCAHGRGYATEALTALIAWADRHFPGKEMTCIISPQNAASLRVAEKLGFREVTRIDYHGEIILLSRQGIQPA
- a CDS encoding cupin domain-containing protein, yielding MTRNMKPVLNIADLTLERWQQGSLYEGADASFGRLLGLSNLGISYNEVPPGKSSCPFHNHHVEDELFFVIEGTGEYRFGTSRYPIKKGDTLGAPAGGKETAHQILNTGRTTLIYLGISTMAKTEIVEYPDSQKFLAKTNHDGWRFRFIGRASSDLDYWDGEAGA